From a single Miscanthus floridulus cultivar M001 chromosome 8, ASM1932011v1, whole genome shotgun sequence genomic region:
- the LOC136472107 gene encoding putative UPF0481 protein At3g02645: MALSELQARARFVQLSAASAGLHFDEDRWLSRVRQSLEREAADALGAAAKVFDVPRLLRATRPEAYLPQHFALGPYHCGRPELRDMERYKLAAAKRAEKLFAEGRKFDHLVQQLLRDQDKIRAPYHRFLELSDQTLAWMMAIDTCFLLDFLESYHRDEVTDMVSSATNWINATVRDAMMLENQIPLFLFSQALALRHPKAEQAAADALHAVLDRFIKEVSPIKTTAELLVADIARHAHMLELLYHFLVPDATVFDGDREPPPMVPEEFTIDMLDPSQQLPDYDKVKQACMQVSSLDVAPVRFIRKNLISRPMSMASSLPGKIMRKVPLLSALAPLVTKLMASTDVEARLKGVNLGSIISSPLAQEIMIPSVATLARWGVRFVPAPEGIAGIAFDAATATLSLPIITLDGNTEVVLRNLVAYEAVAVRGPLVLARYTELMNGIIDTPKDVKILGQSGVVVNHLKSDKEAADMWNGMCRATRLGKVPRLDAAIREVNAHRSRRAAARAQKLLKKYVFRSWRILTLLAAVVLLLMTAMQTFCTVYPCSRWFGSVFPQMPQVGGTQ, translated from the exons ATGGCGCTGTCGGAGCTGCAGGCGCGGGCGCGGTTCGTGCAGTTGTCGGCGGCGAGCGCGGGGCTGCACTTCGACGAGGACCGGTGGCTGAGCCGGGTGCGGCAGAGCCTGGAGCGGGAGGCCGCCGACGCGCTGGGCGCCGCGGCCAAGGTGTTCGACGTCCCGCGCCTGCTCAGGGCGACGCGGCCCGAGGCGTACCTGCCGCAGCACTTCGCGCTGGGGCCCTACCACTGCGGCCGCCCCGAGCTGAGGGACATGGAGCGCTACAAGCTCGCCGCCGCCAAGCGCGCCGAGAAGCTCTTCGCCGAGGGGCGAAAGTTCGACCACCTCGTGCAGCAGCTGCTCCGGGACCAGGACAAGATTCGGGCGCCATACCACAG GTTCCTGGAGctgagcgaccagacgctggcatggATGATGGCCATTGACACCTGCTTCCTCCTCGACTTCCTCGAGAGCTACCACCGCGACGAGGTCACTGACATGGTGTCCTCGGCGACCAACTGGATCAACGCCACCGTGCGCGACGCCATGATGCTGGAGAACCAGATCCCGCTCTTCCTCTTCTCGCAGGCGCTCGCGCTCCGCCACcccaaggccgagcaggccgccgccgacgcgctGCACGCCGTGCTCGACCGCTTCATCAAGGAGGTGTCCCCGATCAAGACCACCGCGGAGCTGCTCGTCGCCGACATCGCCAGGCACGCGCACATGCTCGAGCTCCTCTACCACTTCCTCGTCCCCGACGCGACGGTCTTCGACGGCGACCGGGAGCCGCCGCCGATGGTGCCCGAGGAGTTCACCATCGACATGCTCGACCCGTCGCAGCAGCTGCCGGACTACGACAAGGTGAAGCAGGCGTGCATGCAGGTGTCCAGCCTCGACGTGGCGCCCGTCCGGTTCATCCGGAAGAACCTCATCTCCCGGCCGATGAGCATGGCGTCAAGCCTCCCGGGGAAGATCATGCGCAAGGTGCCGCTGCTGTCGGCGCTGGCGCCGCTGGTGACCAAGCTGATGGCGTCCACCGACGTGGAGGCGCGGCTCAAGGGCGTGAACCTGGGGAGCATCATCAGCTCGCCGCTGGCGCAGGAGATCATGATCCCGTCGGTGGCGACCCTGGCGCGGTGGGGCGTCCGGTTCGTGCCGGCGCCGGAGGGCATCGCCGGGATCGCCTTCGACGCCGCGACGGCGACGCTGAGCCTGCCCATCATCACGCTGGACGGCAACACGGAGGTGGTGCTGCGCAACCTGGTGGCCTACGAGGCCGTGGCCGTGCGTGGGCCCCTGGTGCTGGCGCGGTACACGGAGCTGATGAACGGCATCATCGACACGCCCAAGGACGTGAAGATCCTCGGGCAGAGCGGCGTGGTGGTGAACCACCTCAAGAGCGACAAGGAGGCCGCCGACATGTGGAACGGCATGTGCCGGGCGACGCGGCTGGGCAAGGTGCCCCGGCTGGACGCCGCGATACGGGAGGTGAACGCGCACCGGagccggcgggcggcggcgcgggcgcagaAGCTGCTCAAGAAGTACGTGTTCAGGTCGTGGCGGATCCTGACGCTGCTCGCCGCCGTCGTGCTGCTGCTCATGACGGCGATGCAGACCTTCTGCACCGTGTACCCGTGTTCCCGATGGTTCGGATCAGTGTTCCCCCAGATGCCGCAAGTCGGAGGAACTCAGTGA